A portion of the Thiohalomonas denitrificans genome contains these proteins:
- a CDS encoding glycosyltransferase family 2 protein — translation MEPTVSVLIPTHNMGKHIATAISSALEQTYPVAEIIVVDDGSTDDTRQVMEQFREDGRVKYFQRDHMGQGKARNLTLELATGEFVAFLDADDLWTKDKLERQMPAFSADQEVGVVYSDVVVMDENASVQYFPKVKRYSGRITQPLFSGNFIPMSSAVARRRALDAAGGFSESLNMGLDYDLWLRVSVVWKFIHVPGPLLLWRSWGGQTCSHNFRGRHDSDAIIRKRFVQEFPGVVSKERIRQTEALSYLRRGINYLSLEGDRAAAALDFVKAIRFEPALVGAWKGLVKCILPQGFYSAGN, via the coding sequence ATGGAGCCTACAGTCAGTGTTTTGATCCCTACCCACAACATGGGGAAGCACATCGCCACCGCTATCTCTTCGGCGCTGGAGCAAACCTACCCGGTCGCAGAGATCATCGTGGTGGACGATGGTTCTACCGATGATACCCGACAGGTGATGGAGCAGTTCCGGGAAGACGGCCGGGTGAAGTATTTTCAGCGAGACCACATGGGCCAGGGAAAGGCACGCAACCTCACGCTTGAGTTGGCGACGGGCGAATTTGTCGCCTTCCTGGATGCGGATGACCTTTGGACCAAAGACAAGCTCGAACGCCAAATGCCGGCTTTTTCTGCCGACCAGGAGGTCGGCGTGGTCTACAGCGATGTGGTCGTAATGGATGAAAACGCGAGCGTGCAGTATTTTCCGAAGGTGAAGCGATACTCGGGCCGTATCACCCAACCGCTGTTTTCCGGAAACTTCATACCTATGTCGTCAGCGGTTGCGCGCAGGCGGGCCCTGGATGCAGCGGGCGGCTTTTCGGAAAGTCTGAACATGGGTCTGGATTACGATCTCTGGCTGCGTGTCTCTGTGGTGTGGAAATTTATCCATGTGCCGGGGCCGCTCTTGTTGTGGAGGAGCTGGGGTGGTCAGACGTGCTCCCATAACTTCAGGGGGAGGCACGATTCGGATGCCATTATACGGAAGCGCTTTGTGCAGGAATTTCCCGGAGTGGTCAGTAAGGAGCGCATTCGGCAGACAGAGGCACTTTCCTATCTCCGCCGAGGGATCAACTATCTTTCCCTTGAAGGGGATCGTGCTGCAGCAGCACTGGATTTCGTAAAGGCCATCAGGTTCGAACCTGCTTTGGTGGGTGCCTGGAAAGGATTGGTGAAATGCATTCTGCCGCAGGGGTTTTACAGCGCAGGGAACTAG
- a CDS encoding FemAB family XrtA/PEP-CTERM system-associated protein encodes MASRKRQSLCKHARDFEEKEVEQWDAFVASHGRGTLYHQLEWGRLIERVFGHQTHYWMHTGDDGELTGVLPLVEIRSRLFGTYQISLPFFNYGGALGTESRIEADLMKQAWTCAKKMGVGHIEFRDTVVRHADYPVRKDKVAMLRELPPDPDQLWRELGGKVRSQVRRPIREGATFVCGGRERIDDFYSVFARNMRDLGTPVYPKRFFVEMLQTFPDRASIGVVHVDKKPVAAAILLLDKETMEIPWASSLREYNRLGVNMLLYWNALSEAISKGARTFDFGRSSYQSGTYRFKRQWGAVAKPLYWSYALPEGGELPDLTPKNGKFKHAIALWKRLPLSVANQLGPRIVKNLP; translated from the coding sequence ATCGCCTCAAGAAAACGGCAGAGCCTTTGCAAGCACGCGCGGGACTTCGAGGAGAAAGAGGTTGAACAATGGGATGCATTCGTAGCGTCCCACGGAAGAGGAACTCTCTACCACCAGTTGGAGTGGGGCAGGCTGATTGAGCGTGTCTTTGGACACCAAACCCACTATTGGATGCATACAGGCGACGATGGGGAACTGACGGGTGTGCTTCCATTGGTCGAGATCAGAAGCAGGCTGTTTGGCACCTATCAGATTTCACTCCCGTTTTTCAATTATGGCGGAGCGTTGGGTACCGAATCCCGCATTGAAGCGGATCTGATGAAGCAGGCGTGGACTTGTGCAAAGAAAATGGGGGTGGGTCATATCGAGTTCCGGGATACGGTGGTGCGACACGCTGATTATCCAGTGAGAAAGGATAAGGTGGCGATGCTCAGGGAGTTACCTCCCGATCCGGACCAACTCTGGCGTGAATTGGGAGGAAAAGTGAGATCGCAGGTGCGCCGTCCGATACGGGAAGGGGCAACATTTGTTTGTGGCGGCCGGGAGCGTATCGATGACTTTTACAGCGTCTTTGCGCGCAACATGCGGGACTTGGGGACGCCGGTCTACCCCAAAAGATTCTTTGTGGAGATGCTGCAGACCTTTCCCGACAGGGCAAGCATCGGAGTGGTCCATGTTGACAAAAAACCGGTCGCAGCAGCTATTTTGCTTTTGGACAAAGAGACTATGGAAATCCCATGGGCATCATCGCTGCGAGAATATAATCGTCTCGGCGTGAACATGCTGCTGTACTGGAACGCCTTGTCCGAAGCGATCAGCAAGGGTGCGAGGACCTTCGATTTCGGCCGATCGAGCTATCAGAGCGGAACCTACAGGTTCAAGCGCCAATGGGGAGCCGTAGCCAAACCGTTGTACTGGTCCTATGCGCTCCCGGAGGGTGGGGAGTTGCCCGACCTGACACCGAAAAACGGCAAGTTCAAGCACGCCATAGCCTTGTGGAAGAGGCTGCCGCTGAGTGTGGCCAATCAGCTGGGTCCCAGAATCGTGAAGAATCTACCATGA
- a CDS encoding XrtA system polysaccharide deacetylase, translating into MVKERPSNALSVDVEDYFHVSAFRHSVTRADWEKLPPRVEQNTDRLIGLFEHHSVKATFFVLGWVAEKYPNLVRRIVDNGHEVACHGYSHALIYQQNRATFFQETVRAKAILEEQAQQPVIGYRAASWSVTAESLWALDILSEVGFQYDSSIFPVRRDIYGVPDSPRDIHQRKTSSGLLTEFPPATVPMFGRNLPVGGGGYFRLYPYAFTRAALRRAGKIGTRRFIFYIHPWEIDTEQPRLAAGLKSRFRHYLNLSRCERRLGRLLSDFRFDTARNVLTELGYLDIPGKTSMVTSYDAVAREQQTTARTNRLKKTAEPLQARAGLRGERG; encoded by the coding sequence GTGGTCAAGGAAAGACCGAGCAACGCACTGAGCGTGGATGTGGAAGATTATTTCCACGTCTCTGCTTTCCGTCACTCCGTAACCCGAGCGGACTGGGAAAAGCTGCCCCCCCGGGTGGAGCAGAACACCGACAGACTAATTGGCCTGTTCGAGCACCATTCGGTAAAGGCGACCTTTTTCGTCCTCGGTTGGGTGGCGGAAAAGTACCCCAATCTGGTCCGGCGCATCGTCGACAACGGACACGAAGTGGCCTGTCACGGGTACAGTCATGCACTGATCTACCAGCAGAACAGAGCAACCTTCTTTCAGGAAACCGTCCGGGCAAAGGCGATCCTCGAGGAGCAGGCGCAGCAGCCGGTGATCGGCTACCGGGCGGCCAGTTGGTCCGTCACGGCAGAATCGCTATGGGCGTTGGATATCCTGAGCGAGGTTGGATTTCAGTACGATTCCAGCATTTTCCCGGTGCGAAGGGATATCTATGGAGTACCCGATTCACCCCGGGATATCCACCAACGTAAGACAAGCTCCGGTCTGTTAACCGAGTTTCCACCTGCTACCGTTCCTATGTTCGGTCGAAACCTGCCGGTCGGGGGAGGTGGTTACTTTAGGCTTTACCCCTATGCCTTTACCCGGGCGGCTTTACGACGGGCCGGCAAGATCGGAACTCGGCGTTTCATTTTTTATATCCATCCCTGGGAGATTGACACGGAGCAGCCGCGGCTTGCGGCCGGTCTGAAATCCCGATTCCGTCATTACTTGAACCTGAGTCGCTGTGAGCGGCGGTTGGGCCGGCTACTAAGTGATTTTCGGTTTGATACGGCCAGGAACGTACTGACTGAACTGGGTTACCTGGACATTCCTGGAAAAACAAGCATGGTCACTTCCTATGATGCAGTTGCACGTGAACAGCAGACAACGGCCCGAACGAATCGCCTCAAGAAAACGGCAGAGCCTTTGCAAGCACGCGCGGGACTTCGAGGAGAAAGAGGTTGA
- a CDS encoding XrtA system polysaccharide chain length determinant encodes MNEIFQQIVVYAREALRYRWQALAVAWLVAVGGWLFVGAMPNQYSAQAKVYIDTDSILKPLLQGISVDTQDAGDRLGAMTRVLLSRPNLEAVATKVGITETADTPEEHERTLINLARSIEIEASNSAGNPRAAPDIYTINSNHDDPETAKKIVLALLETFMGKTREDSLHDSKVAEEFLSQQISAYEEKLLASEKRVEEFKEKYADVLPEQGGSYFQRLQQARGALSEAELDLRQAMRRRDELQSQLDKAREMRVILGPDGQPFRSPLEERILTLESHLDELSLRYTEFHPDYRETKATLQELRRQRDNVGDQDAGTNPMVQQLQLTLGETNADIASLQVKRDEYADRVAALRKQTKTLPQVEAKLQRLTRDYNVHKERYNTLLERMAAARISEDVDKTGEKVKFKIIDPPREPVFPAAPNRPVLNSLVLIASLGMGVGLAAVLSQVRPAVYTRSMLEELGGMEVIGSVALISSPEHKKRKVRERWLMGLVVLALVLVFGGITVAQLGMIVPPASG; translated from the coding sequence GTGAACGAAATCTTTCAGCAGATCGTCGTGTATGCGCGGGAAGCCTTGAGATACCGATGGCAGGCACTGGCAGTCGCTTGGCTTGTTGCGGTGGGGGGCTGGCTTTTTGTTGGCGCAATGCCCAACCAGTACTCGGCACAGGCGAAGGTCTATATCGATACCGATAGTATTCTGAAACCCCTGCTTCAGGGCATATCGGTCGACACCCAGGATGCCGGCGATCGGCTAGGGGCGATGACCCGAGTCCTGTTGAGCCGACCCAATCTCGAAGCTGTCGCCACAAAGGTGGGTATTACAGAGACCGCTGATACTCCCGAAGAGCATGAGAGGACCCTCATCAATCTGGCGAGGTCTATTGAAATAGAAGCCAGTAATAGTGCTGGTAATCCGCGAGCTGCCCCGGATATCTACACGATTAACAGCAATCATGACGATCCGGAGACGGCCAAAAAGATCGTATTGGCTCTTTTGGAAACCTTCATGGGAAAAACCAGGGAAGACTCACTGCACGATTCAAAAGTGGCGGAGGAGTTCCTGTCGCAGCAGATCAGCGCCTACGAAGAGAAACTTTTGGCGTCGGAAAAACGTGTCGAAGAATTCAAGGAGAAGTATGCCGATGTCTTGCCCGAGCAGGGTGGCTCCTATTTCCAACGCTTGCAGCAGGCGCGCGGAGCTCTCTCGGAAGCTGAACTGGATTTACGGCAAGCGATGCGTCGCCGGGATGAATTGCAGTCGCAATTGGACAAGGCCAGAGAGATGCGTGTCATTCTCGGCCCGGATGGTCAGCCGTTCCGATCGCCTCTGGAAGAGCGGATCCTGACACTGGAAAGTCATCTTGACGAACTCTCGCTACGCTACACCGAATTTCATCCGGACTACAGGGAAACGAAGGCGACGCTGCAGGAGCTCCGGCGGCAGCGCGACAACGTCGGTGACCAGGATGCAGGTACCAATCCGATGGTTCAGCAATTGCAGTTGACTCTCGGGGAAACCAACGCCGATATCGCTTCGCTCCAGGTAAAACGGGACGAATACGCCGACCGCGTTGCGGCTCTTCGCAAGCAAACCAAGACCTTGCCGCAGGTAGAAGCCAAGCTACAGCGCCTCACACGTGACTATAACGTGCACAAGGAACGGTACAACACACTTCTGGAGAGAATGGCAGCAGCCCGAATCTCCGAGGATGTGGACAAGACCGGAGAGAAGGTGAAGTTCAAGATCATCGATCCGCCGAGAGAGCCGGTCTTCCCGGCTGCACCCAATCGACCGGTGTTGAACAGCCTTGTCCTGATAGCCTCTCTAGGTATGGGAGTCGGACTTGCCGCGGTTCTCTCTCAGGTTCGACCGGCGGTCTATACGCGCAGCATGCTCGAAGAGCTTGGCGGAATGGAGGTCATCGGTAGTGTAGCCCTGATATCAAGCCCGGAGCATAAAAAGCGAAAGGTGCGGGAGCGTTGGCTGATGGGGCTTGTTGTTCTGGCGCTCGTTCTTGTATTTGGGGGTATTACGGTGGCGCAACTGGGAATGATTGTGCCCCCGGCGAGTGGATAA
- a CDS encoding glycosyltransferase family 4 protein, translating to MPSTSKQSILLLFPGPKYDLDRQFGERLALLSRDFEGEVLTSGSSDESRTYDSFCLRAIHRNRVINIRFALFVIGTALRHRLGGRTFDLVVSYDPIKTGILGIVAARILKAKMVTEVNGDYAEDIHYVDEVTGRKAVIKKALYGLIIRFVLLRCSGIKTLYPGQLAPFRKSLKKGQKLASFHDYINLQGFSRGDEEKIVLLAGFPFYVKGVDILISAFKSISDRHPDWRLKILGWYPNRDLLDRHIAEHPKIEFHQAVHHRDMPDHVGRAGICVLASRTEGMGRFLIEAMTAGKPRIGTRIGGIPQIIEPGVDGLLFDAENREELAACLDLLMGDSALRQRLGEAAQRRSLNYGTDSYYRQLRNFYFEVLGQPFGSEATVSTES from the coding sequence ATGCCATCAACATCAAAGCAGTCTATTCTGCTTCTTTTCCCGGGTCCGAAATACGATCTCGACCGCCAGTTCGGCGAACGACTTGCATTGCTTTCCCGCGATTTTGAGGGCGAGGTCCTGACATCGGGCAGCAGTGATGAATCGAGGACCTATGATTCATTTTGCCTGCGTGCCATTCATCGCAACCGAGTTATCAATATCCGCTTTGCACTCTTTGTGATAGGGACAGCCCTGAGGCACCGTCTCGGCGGCCGGACCTTTGATCTGGTCGTCTCCTATGACCCCATCAAAACCGGTATTCTGGGCATCGTCGCCGCGCGGATTCTGAAGGCAAAAATGGTCACTGAAGTCAATGGCGACTACGCCGAGGACATTCATTATGTGGATGAGGTGACAGGCCGCAAGGCAGTCATCAAGAAGGCCCTCTACGGGCTCATTATTCGTTTTGTGCTGCTTCGTTGCTCAGGCATAAAGACACTATATCCCGGCCAGCTCGCCCCCTTTCGGAAGAGTCTCAAAAAGGGCCAGAAACTTGCCAGCTTTCACGATTACATCAACCTGCAGGGCTTTTCCCGTGGAGATGAAGAGAAGATCGTTCTTTTGGCGGGATTTCCTTTTTACGTGAAGGGCGTGGATATCCTCATCTCCGCCTTCAAAAGCATATCAGACCGGCATCCGGACTGGCGCCTGAAAATCCTCGGCTGGTACCCGAACCGCGACCTCTTGGACCGGCATATCGCCGAACACCCGAAAATCGAATTTCATCAAGCCGTTCACCATCGTGATATGCCGGATCATGTTGGCCGCGCCGGAATCTGCGTACTTGCTTCCAGAACCGAAGGCATGGGCCGCTTTTTGATTGAAGCGATGACTGCAGGCAAACCCCGCATCGGAACACGAATCGGTGGAATCCCACAAATCATTGAACCGGGTGTTGATGGTCTGCTGTTCGATGCAGAAAACAGGGAAGAGCTGGCGGCGTGCCTGGACCTCCTGATGGGGGATTCGGCACTCCGTCAGCGTCTTGGTGAGGCTGCGCAAAGGCGCTCCCTGAATTATGGTACAGATAGCTATTATCGTCAGCTCCGCAACTTCTATTTTGAAGTGCTAGGGCAGCCATTCGGGTCGGAAGCCACTGTTTCGACGGAGTCCTGA
- a CDS encoding right-handed parallel beta-helix repeat-containing protein, protein MALSVSGDTFYVDAGDPSSSDSNDGSESRPWKTIQKAASTLTAGETVLVKAGTYTELYSGYPNTGITGLKLQNSGTADAPITFKAYPGDHVVIDQQHQGTGFYILQRNHIVIDGFEIKNARSGGVYTTDSPEGIVVKNNHIHHIDGSTGGNVGGVKFDDCGYCTVDGNRIHDIFVGGTAYNQNVAGVHSFDMHHTTISNNEFSNIYRGVYHKRSSGQKGVTIRNNTFRNLYNTGVIYSVAGTGDAGHKDQEVYENIFDNVPTGVKSTVWETSTVNDGLSIYNNVFNTKTAISLAGHQGVEIWNNIFLSSGEQIVTIYHSNGWDNRIDYSDHNLYDNALSNILERYGNEHTFGSLEAWHDAANTSWVAGSPGANSLVDSSDCVNPSAGDYQLLDTSVAKGAGRYGDDIGAYPNGGGSIRPQPPTNVIAQ, encoded by the coding sequence GTGGCCCTTTCGGTATCGGGAGACACCTTCTATGTCGATGCCGGAGACCCTTCCTCCTCGGACAGCAATGATGGCAGCGAATCACGCCCCTGGAAGACCATTCAAAAAGCGGCATCAACCCTGACTGCCGGAGAAACCGTGCTTGTCAAAGCCGGAACCTATACCGAACTTTATTCAGGCTATCCCAATACCGGAATTACCGGTCTAAAACTACAAAATTCGGGAACGGCTGATGCTCCCATCACCTTCAAGGCTTACCCGGGTGACCATGTGGTCATCGACCAGCAACATCAGGGAACCGGATTCTATATTCTCCAACGGAACCATATCGTAATCGACGGCTTTGAGATCAAGAATGCCCGTTCAGGGGGGGTGTATACCACGGATTCCCCCGAAGGCATCGTGGTCAAAAACAATCACATCCACCACATCGACGGCAGTACCGGCGGCAATGTTGGCGGTGTCAAATTCGACGACTGTGGCTACTGTACGGTCGACGGTAATCGGATTCATGACATCTTTGTCGGTGGCACAGCGTACAACCAGAACGTTGCCGGCGTGCATAGCTTCGATATGCACCACACCACGATATCCAACAATGAGTTCTCCAATATCTATCGCGGGGTATATCACAAGCGCTCCTCCGGGCAGAAGGGCGTCACGATCCGTAACAACACATTCCGCAACCTCTATAATACCGGTGTCATCTATTCGGTCGCCGGAACGGGCGACGCCGGCCATAAAGACCAGGAAGTGTACGAAAATATTTTTGACAATGTCCCGACCGGCGTGAAATCCACAGTCTGGGAAACTTCAACGGTCAATGACGGCCTTTCTATCTATAACAATGTGTTCAATACCAAAACTGCCATTTCGCTGGCGGGCCACCAGGGCGTGGAGATATGGAATAACATCTTTCTCAGTAGTGGCGAACAGATTGTGACCATTTATCATTCGAACGGATGGGATAACCGGATCGACTACAGTGACCACAATCTCTACGACAACGCTCTGTCGAATATCCTCGAGCGTTATGGCAACGAGCACACTTTCGGCTCATTGGAGGCATGGCATGATGCAGCAAACACGTCATGGGTAGCCGGGAGTCCCGGGGCCAACAGCCTCGTCGACAGCTCGGATTGTGTCAATCCTTCAGCAGGTGACTACCAGCTGCTGGATACCTCCGTCGCCAAAGGTGCCGGTCGTTACGGTGATGATATCGGAGCCTATCCCAATGGCGGGGGCAGCATCCGGCCGCAGCCTCCGACCAATGTAATTGCTCAGTAA
- a CDS encoding fibronectin type III domain-containing protein codes for MRFAKPSPMLGIVLTGSLLLVGCGGGGGVDGTAMPTDTSHVPAGNGAATLAWTPPLENTDGSSLSDLNGYRIYYGESAGDYPYAIEVENSGLTAYTIENLANGIEYFFVVTSINSEGIESAYSEMVSTVIDS; via the coding sequence ATGCGTTTTGCAAAACCCAGTCCGATGCTGGGAATCGTCTTGACCGGATCCCTGCTCCTTGTCGGGTGCGGTGGTGGTGGTGGAGTCGACGGTACTGCCATGCCAACCGACACCTCACATGTTCCAGCCGGCAATGGGGCCGCAACGCTCGCCTGGACGCCTCCCCTGGAAAACACCGATGGCTCCAGCCTCAGCGACCTGAACGGTTATCGCATTTACTATGGCGAATCCGCTGGTGACTATCCTTATGCGATAGAGGTTGAAAATTCCGGCCTTACTGCTTACACCATCGAAAACCTCGCTAACGGCATCGAGTACTTCTTCGTAGTTACGTCGATAAACTCCGAGGGAATCGAAAGTGCCTATTCCGAAATGGTTTCGACAGTCATTGATTCATAA